Proteins encoded in a region of the Hypanus sabinus isolate sHypSab1 chromosome 12, sHypSab1.hap1, whole genome shotgun sequence genome:
- the LOC132402418 gene encoding late histone H2A.2.2, whose product MSGRGKTGKAKSKPKSRSSRAGLQFPVGRVHRLLRKGNYAERVGAGAPVYLAAVLEYLTAEILELAGNAARDNKKTRIIPRHLQLAVRNDEELNKLLGGVTIAQGGVLPNIQAVLLPKKSGAPANPKGK is encoded by the coding sequence ATGAGTGGACGAGGAAAAACCGGAAAGGCCAAGAGCAAGCCCAAGTCTCGCTCGTCCCGGGCCGGACTGCAGTTCCCGGTGGGCCGTGTTCACAGGCTCCTGAGAAAGGGTAACTATGCTGAGCGGGTGGGTGCCGGAGCCCCGGTCTATCTGGCCGCTGTGCTCGAGTATCTGACGGCTGAAATCCTCGAGTTGGCCGGTAACGCGGCCCGGGACAACAAGAAGACCCGCATCATCCCCAGACACCTGCAGCTGGCCGTCCGCAACGACGAGGAGCTCAACAAGCTGCTGGGAGGGGTGACCATCGCTCAGGGCGGGGTGCTGCCCAATATCCAGGCCGTGTTGTTGCCCAAGAAAAGCGGCGCGCCCGCTAACCCCAAGGGCAAGTAA